Genomic segment of Anopheles darlingi chromosome X, idAnoDarlMG_H_01, whole genome shotgun sequence:
TGAGTAGCTGAGAAGGGGGAAGCAGTAGTGGGAGCCCGGTAGTACCCGGACGACGCGCAGTCAACGCGCTGTGCGCGGGGCCTGTGTCATGTGTGGTCCCGTGTTTACGTTAACGCCGTACGCCGTCGCGCCGACATCGCGCAGTCCGGAACGCAACCGCAGGCCTGTGCGAGCTGCCTGAGCCGTAGTTGCCGTAGTGGCACGGACGCTGCTCTGCATTCGGCACCCGGCAGAAGGGGAAAACGGAAGCACCGGAGAAGGGTTAAGACAGGGCACCGGTTTAAGCgctgaaaaaaaacctccggcCTCGAGCCTTCACACAACAATCAAAGCAGCACGGCGCCTCGTGTCTCGAGTTCTTCCAAACGAGATGACAACTcgctagagagaaagaagaagaagaataagaagaagaagcagcagcagcagcagcagttgaagaaaaagcagcagaaaataGAGACCGAAGCAGCACGCGTCGCAAAACAAGCAGAATActgacagcagtagcagcagtagcagcagcagcaccagacagTGACCTGTTTACGTGTccccgtgtgtgtccgtgtgtgtgcgcgtaccCGTGTGGACCAACCAAAGCCAATCCAATTTCCCACTAGAACCCCCAGTGGGGTGTGTGACGTCATCGGTGCGTACTGCACTGCATCGCTGGCAGCCGCCAAAGCAAGAGAGCTTTGCTCTGCTCGAGCAGACCGGACGacgtccttcttctcctccttctcctcctcctactggGAGCTGTCCATATCCGCATCATCTCCTCACTGCCGGCCTGCCCTGGCCTGAGAGGCCTGACCAACGGCGCCGCCGACGCCGTTCTcttcgcctctctctctctttctctttctccgtcTCTTTTCTTACACCTTTCACCCGATTCCTCCGTTCCTTCGGTCCCCTACCTCCCGTCTTTTTCCATTCCTCTCTGTCAACCGCGCACCCCCCCTGCGCGGCTCATCAACGCCCGTCCCCTTTTCCTCGCTTCATCTCCATCTCGCTCGCACGACAGCGGCCGACgttgccaccgtcgccgtcgccgtcgcaaCCGTCGCGCCGCGTTCCGCACCGCGCCGCAGTCCGCAGTATTGTTGAGCCATTAGTTACCTATTTAAATGCAAAACCATAATCTACCGCAAAGATAACGAAAAAACGCCGCGCAACTCGGCATCAACCATTTCTCCGATAGATTTTGTTGAGAAATGGGGCCTGACGCCGGTACTTGGGCCCAGACAAGAGCCGGTCAGTTGCGGTGAAAGTCAGACGAGCGGTCAGCCCCCTCTTCTTGCGGACAGGTAAATTCTTCCCCACTTTTCAggccccccctttttccacacacacacatacacacacacacactctctctcgcgccaTCTCATCTTCCTGGTGTTTCTTGTTTTATCTCTCttcccgtgtatgtgtgtgtatcgttattgctccttttgctctctctctctctctctctctctctctctctctctctctctctctctctatctctctatcgaTCTCGCTACCATCGGTGGTAACGTTATGACGCAGGATGACGACTGGGATGTAAGCCTAGGCCTAGGATAATGCCCCGCACGTGTTTTCctctgcgcgcgcgtgtgtgtgtgtgtgtgtgtttcatgtCGTGTTCACGCAATACGGCGCCTTCCGTTTATGCAGCTATTATTATGCTCACTAGCCCGAATGGTTGGTTAGTGTCCAAAACCGAGGGGGACAATAAAAcggataaacacacacacacacacacacacgatcgcgtATACGTTCCCCTTTCTGCTCAATCGCGTAATTGATTcacccagtgtgtgtgtgtatgtgtgtgcaaatACCAAAAGATGAAACAAGGAGCAGGAACCCACAGCAGCAAGCGGAGCTCGTTCCATCCACTgatggtcacacacacacacacccatacacacaagCGCGTGCTTCCGGAGTCTCTGGGTAACCCTTTATCTATACCGATttgctcaaacacacacacacacacacatacatacacacttaTTACACTTTTTGGGGTCGTAAAAAGTGAAGAAGCAgtagcatccatccatccatctatccgaGCGGccgcaaaacagaaaaaaaaacggacaccATATGTCGGTCggcgcccatgtgtgtgtgtgtgagggcgCGAAAGACTGCACTGCGCACaatagctggctagctggctggctggatgcgCTGCCATGATCTTTCCATGAAATGCCAATTAGGTCGCGCCTCCAGCGCTCCGGTTGCCAAACCTCAGGGGCGCTCACCTCGAAGcacaccggtaccaccggctggcaggctggctggctggcaggctagCTGTCAAcgacggaccaccaccactacggaccacggaccacggtttttgttttgtgtgtcaaaggggaaaagaagcaaagatgGGGCACCAGGCGCGGGCCAGGCGCCCCACACGTAAGGAGCGCACCAGAACCaggggttcggttcggttggcacTGGCCCGGAAGCATTAATCCCGAAATGGATTCCTCGCCCCCCCTGGCCAGGCTGGAAGATGCTGCGACAGCTGTGGTCTGCCAGCTAACCATCCACGCCCGGTTTTtggcgtgtgtacgtgtgtgtgtgctgtgagaCTGAGCTGTGACCCCAAAAAAGCAACCACaagagggggggtggggtgagggGAGAAACAAGAGGGGAAGCGAGCCTGGCAACCCTCCCCTTCCCGTAGCTCATAATTTGGCCCGAGATGCCGTTCCTCACCGGAAGCGATTTAATTAAGTCTCGATTAAGAACCAGGGAGCCACCCCGGGGCTCCGGCCCCGACCTCGGCTCCTCCCAAAACCCACCGACAAAACCCGCCGTAAACCGGAATCGGGAACCATTATTCGATTAGTTTCCATTAAATATCAAGGacctaaaacacacacacaagctctctctctctctctcgcatatATTGTATAAAGCACCAACAAGCACCAGGCGCTGtcattgattgatttcgacgctcgatgcgatcgatcagttgcaacagcagcagcagcgtcagcatcTGGTTTGAAGCTTGGATTGTTTTTAAACTTACGACCATCCCCTCGATATCCATCCCTTCAATGCGCTGGAACTGCCAGCAGAGATGTTCACTTTAGTGACACCCTTAAGACCAGTTCGTTCATCGTTTGCATAAGGATGAGGTCCACGGTCGACGTTgtcgtccgtgtccgtgtccgtgtccgtggccgtggtgtcATAAAGTCGGCAGCTCGCAATGttacataaaacacacacacacacatacgctgaGCAATGCTGAGAAGAGTTGCTTttgtgatgataatgatggggatgatgatggggatgatgtgTTCAGTCCATGTCGTTGGTCAACCATGCTGTTGATGTGCACTTCCGCTAACAAACCAATACTGTCAAACAGGCGGTGCGAACGCCCGCTGCGATTCCGATGATCCCCAGTCGggcagcacacaaacacattttctttgtttttatacaccgttttctttttagcatctttctcgctcggtttctctcttcctctcgatcgcactatctctctctcttcctctcagGGACAGTTGCGATCGAAAGGATTCAAGGAACGATCGGCGAGAAACAACCGGATCGCCGGGACAGTTCACTTCACGCGTCAAGAAAAGGACGTGTAGTGATCCCGCAACGCGTAACTTCAACCATcctttccccccacccccttttttctgtctctctctatctcgctctctgccgttCTTTCCCTTGTCATCTGACACTGAGTCTTAATCACTCGctaatttctctctctttatctcacACTATCTCTGTTCACAGGTCTCTACCCAAGTTGAGCAGTCAGGATGAAGAAGGGGGGGCGGCGCACGGTTTTGGAGGAGGCCATACTCATTTTGAACCAATACCACATGATCACGATTTCTGCGAAAGAGTTGTCATCAATGTAAgtttgcccctttttttccagCCATCGAgtgcacgcgcacacacacacacgcgcacacacgcactcacataCCGCGTATCGTATTTCTCTGCTTCTCCCCCATTCGTCTTTGCAGGTCAGCGGTTTGAGATTCGAGACGCAGCTACGAACGTTGAACCAGTTTCCCGACACTCTACTAGGCGATCCGGATCGAAGGCTGCGGTATTTCGATCCGCTGCggaatgaatatttttttgatcGGAATCGGCCGAGCTTTGATGCCATTTTGTATTATTATCAAAGCGGTAGTATatatcaattcaatttccccatcagcgccaccagcggaagtttgttttaaatgtctctctctcttctcttttcttttcttctcttttcttcttcttcttcgccgcgATTTATGCCAACCCTGccccgcctgcctgcctgccacctctgcgcttcttcttcttcttcttctgttgtgcTTGCGTTGTGtggtcgtcgcgtcgcgtcgctgaACTGGtgcacaccggcacaccacaacaacactcacgcgcacacgcacccaccccccaaaaatgcaCCGAATCATCTCCTGTTCGTGATCACGCAACCCCCAACCCctgaaaaaaaaccaaccaaccaacgcgccactcgtcgtcgacggGGACATCGTCCGGAAAACAAaccggaaaacaaaaacaatgacaacaaccaaccaaccaaccaaacaaccaaccaaccatccaatcaatcaatcaacaaaCCTACTCCACCTGATGCCCGCTACCgttgtgcgctctctctctctctctctctctctctctctctctctctctctttctctcacacacacgcacgcatacactcacacacgcgcacacaccactgCACATCCTTTGATTTGAATATTATGTGTTTTTCCCTCCTTTATCCGGCTCAAAACGTACCGGAATGATCACCCCTCTTTTTCGCgtccccaacccccaccccattCTACCGCTATTATCACTAACTCGCCTCTTCCGTTGCGCCACTCTCGCCACGcgcatccctctctctctctctctctttgttttaCCGTCCGATTGTTCTTCCATTGTTCCATCGTCGTTCTGTCGACACTTTTTCGCGAACTGCCCGTTACactcacacaaaaacaaataatacctaccccctccccctctctcaaCGTTCCGCCCCATTCGTGTCACTCTCGTTAATcgcaacccccctccccctcttcaaAACTACCCCCGCCCCCTGTTCTAACAAAACAactaataacaataataaccACTCGCTCGCATGGCTCGATGCGCGCACCACTACCAACCACTAACCTGCTCATCTGTTGACCTGCGTGCGCTCCCAAGGCGGTCGATTACGGAGACCAGTCAACGTACCTTTAGATGTATTTAGCGAAGAGATTAAGTTTTATGAATTAGGAGAACAAGCAACTAATAAATTTAGGtaagttctctctctctctcacacacacacacacatacacacagaaacacacacactggcaacTGGCCCGACTAAtcgcttccttctctttctttcgccgccgtcaccgccaccaccgcccatgGCCGCCAACAGAGAGGATGAAGGTTTTatcaaggaggaggagaaacctTTGCCTTCGaatgaaaatcaaagaaaGGTTTGGTTATTATTTGAATATCCGGAGAGTTCGCAGGCCGCCAGGGTTGTAGCCATAATTAGCGTATTTGTTATACTTTTATCAATTGTTATATTCTGTCTAGAAACATTACCCGAATTTAAACATTATAAGGTGAGTCGAGCACAGCGGACACCAGAACCAACCGCCACTAAccatgcgtatgtgtgcgtgtgtgtgtgtgtgtgttcccatGCCCGCGTCGCACTCGTTTCAGGTGTTcaatacaacaacaaatggcACAAAGATCGAGGAGGATGAGGTGCCTGACATTACAGATCCATTCTTCCTCATAGAGACGATATGCATAATATGGTTTACGTTTGAACTTAGTGTCAGGTACGTctttccgggggggggggggggggggctctccctctctttctctctttttctctctactAACCATCGGTCTTCTGTCTCATTTCTCTTCCGCTCGCCCGCAGGTTCCTTGCTTGTccgaataaattaaatttcttcAGGGATGTTATGAATATAATCGATATAATCGCAATCATTCCTTATTTCATTACATTAGCTACTGTAGtggccgaagaagaagatacgTTAAATCTTCCCAAGGCACCAGTAAGTCCTCAGGTAAGGAGCCGAACACATTCCGCCGGTCCGGTCCCGCGCGTCCGCCACGTAAACATTCCggcgaaaccaaaaaaaaacaaaacaaaaaatatcagcaaaacaaaacaacaaccaacgcaACTGATcgaatcgttttcttttctcctttctcgctctctttttatacttgctgctcgctctcttcctctctatctctctctctctctctgtctgtctgctcgCGATCGCTTCCGATCGCTGATCTCGACCTCGCAACCTCGCCAACTTCGtcttccaccaccccccgcAGGACAAGTCAACGAATCAGGCTATGTCCTTAGCAATATTGCGGGTGATACGATTAGTGCGAGTGTTTCGAATATTTAAATTATCTAGGCATTCGAAAGGATTACAAATTCTAGGCAGAACGTTGAAGGCCTCCATGCGGGAGCTAGGGTTACTGATATTTTTCCTGTTCATCGGTAAGTGCCCGTTACCCTTAGCCTGTAAGCTTCTTagccctcgctcgctcttgctctctctctctctgtctctttctttttctgtcgctctctctctctctctctctctttctctctctctgtctccctggGTTTCTCGTTCCTTCTtactctgtctctcgctctctgaaGAATTACCGAGAGCTTTCCAGGACAGCCCAGGAGTACTCAGGAGTGGAGCCGCGTCGAGTGCAACGCGATCCGTGGTTTTGTTCGGCGAATCGGGTGCAATCGGGCCTTCTGAACGTCCCTGGAACCTTCACCcctctcgcttctctctctctctctctgcttctctttcgctcgctctctctctctctctctctttctttctctccctctgtttTACTCTCGCGTTACCTAGTGATGGCCTCGTGGC
This window contains:
- the LOC125951850 gene encoding potassium voltage-gated channel protein Shaker isoform X1, with the protein product MTMWQSGGMGHGSQNNPWMKLMGIVHKERRHDNTQSQSGSNDRALNMSLPKLSSQDEEGGAAHGFGGGHTHFEPIPHDHDFCERVVINVSGLRFETQLRTLNQFPDTLLGDPDRRLRYFDPLRNEYFFDRNRPSFDAILYYYQSGSGRLRRPVNVPLDVFSEEIKFYELGEQATNKFREDEGFIKEEEKPLPSNENQRKVWLLFEYPESSQAARVVAIISVFVILLSIVIFCLETLPEFKHYKVFNTTTNGTKIEEDEVPDITDPFFLIETICIIWFTFELSVRFLACPNKLNFFRDVMNIIDIIAIIPYFITLATVVAEEEDTLNLPKAPVSPQDKSTNQAMSLAILRVIRLVRVFRIFKLSRHSKGLQILGRTLKASMRELGLLIFFLFIGVVLFSSAVYFAEAGSENSFFKSIPDAFWWAVVTMTTVGYGDMTPVGVWGKIVGSLCAIAGVLTIALPVPVIVSNFNYFYHRETDQEEMQSQNFNHVTSCPYLPGTLGQHLKKTSLSESSSDMMDLEDGVETTPGLLGEQNRMVPFLGAHLTDKQQLQQQQQQHHHQQQQQQQQQQQQNCCKQPSNGGGGMNGGGGGGGAGVVGGSYGVNGSGAAIGGGTIGSTGAVSGGTGTGSGPGGVGGTNNNLQQRHNSALAVSIETDV
- the LOC125951850 gene encoding potassium voltage-gated channel protein Shaker isoform X3, translated to MTMWQSGGMGHGSQNNPWMKLMGIVHKERRHDNTQSQSGSNDRALNMSLPKLSSQDEEGGAAHGFGGGHTHFEPIPHDHDFCERVVINVSGLRFETQLRTLNQFPDTLLGDPDRRLRYFDPLRNEYFFDRNRPSFDAILYYYQSGSGRLRRPVNVPLDVFSEEIKFYELGEQATNKFREDEGFIKEEEKPLPSNENQRKVWLLFEYPESSQAARVVAIISVFVILLSIVIFCLETLPEFKHYKVFNTTTNGTKIEEDEVPDITDPFFLIETICIIWFTFELSVRFLACPNKLNFFRDVMNIIDIIAIIPYFITLATVVAEEEDTLNLPKAPVSPQDKSTNQAMSLAILRVIRLVRVFRIFKLSRHSKGLQILGRTLKASMRELGLLIFFLFIGVVLFSSAVYFAEAGSENSFFKSIPDAFWWAVVTMTTVGYGDMTPVGVWGKIVGSLCAIAGVLTIALPVPVIVSNFNYFYHRETDQEEMQSQNFNHVTSCPYLPGTLGQHLKKTSLSESSSDMMDLEDGVETTPGLLGEQNRMVPFLGAHLTDKQQLQQQQQQHHHQQQQQQQQQQQQNCCKQPSNGGGGMNGGGGGGGAGVVGGSYGVNGSGAAIGGGTIGSTGAVSGGTGTGSGPGGVGGTNNNLQQRHNSALAFRV
- the LOC125951850 gene encoding potassium voltage-gated channel protein Shaker isoform X2, with product MTMWQSGGMGHGSQNNPWMKLMGIVHKERRHDNTQSQSGSNDRALNMSLPKLSSQDEEGGAAHGFGGGHTHFEPIPHDHDFCERVVINVSGLRFETQLRTLNQFPDTLLGDPDRRLRYFDPLRNEYFFDRNRPSFDAILYYYQSGGRLRRPVNVPLDVFSEEIKFYELGEQATNKFREDEGFIKEEEKPLPSNENQRKVWLLFEYPESSQAARVVAIISVFVILLSIVIFCLETLPEFKHYKVFNTTTNGTKIEEDEVPDITDPFFLIETICIIWFTFELSVRFLACPNKLNFFRDVMNIIDIIAIIPYFITLATVVAEEEDTLNLPKAPVSPQDKSTNQAMSLAILRVIRLVRVFRIFKLSRHSKGLQILGRTLKASMRELGLLIFFLFIGVVLFSSAVYFAEAGSENSFFKSIPDAFWWAVVTMTTVGYGDMTPVGVWGKIVGSLCAIAGVLTIALPVPVIVSNFNYFYHRETDQEEMQSQNFNHVTSCPYLPGTLGQHLKKTSLSESSSDMMDLEDGVETTPGLLGEQNRMVPFLGAHLTDKQQLQQQQQQHHHQQQQQQQQQQQQNCCKQPSNGGGGMNGGGGGGGAGVVGGSYGVNGSGAAIGGGTIGSTGAVSGGTGTGSGPGGVGGTNNNLQQRHNSALAVSIETDV
- the LOC125951850 gene encoding potassium voltage-gated channel protein Shaker isoform X5, translating into MAYISAQGVISSALRSLPKLSSQDEEGGAAHGFGGGHTHFEPIPHDHDFCERVVINVSGLRFETQLRTLNQFPDTLLGDPDRRLRYFDPLRNEYFFDRNRPSFDAILYYYQSGSGRLRRPVNVPLDVFSEEIKFYELGEQATNKFREDEGFIKEEEKPLPSNENQRKVWLLFEYPESSQAARVVAIISVFVILLSIVIFCLETLPEFKHYKVFNTTTNGTKIEEDEVPDITDPFFLIETICIIWFTFELSVRFLACPNKLNFFRDVMNIIDIIAIIPYFITLATVVAEEEDTLNLPKAPVSPQDKSTNQAMSLAILRVIRLVRVFRIFKLSRHSKGLQILGRTLKASMRELGLLIFFLFIGVVLFSSAVYFAEAGSENSFFKSIPDAFWWAVVTMTTVGYGDMTPVGVWGKIVGSLCAIAGVLTIALPVPVIVSNFNYFYHRETDQEEMQSQNFNHVTSCPYLPGTLGQHLKKTSLSESSSDMMDLEDGVETTPGLLGEQNRMVPFLGAHLTDKQQLQQQQQQHHHQQQQQQQQQQQQNCCKQPSNGGGGMNGGGGGGGAGVVGGSYGVNGSGAAIGGGTIGSTGAVSGGTGTGSGPGGVGGTNNNLQQRHNSALAVSIETDV
- the LOC125951850 gene encoding potassium voltage-gated channel protein Shaker isoform X4, which translates into the protein MTMWQSGGMGHGSQNNPWMKLMGIVHKERRHDNTQSQSGSNDRALNMSLPKLSSQDEEGGAAHGFGGGHTHFEPIPHDHDFCERVVINVSGLRFETQLRTLNQFPDTLLGDPDRRLRYFDPLRNEYFFDRNRPSFDAILYYYQSGSGRLRRPVNVPLDVFSEEIKFYELGEQATNKFREDEGFIKEEEKPLPSNENQRKVWLLFEYPESSQAARVVAIISVFVILLSIVIFCLETLPEFKHYKVFNTTTNGTKIEEDEVPDITDPFFLIETICIIWFTFELSVRFLACPNKLNFFRDVMNIIDIIAIIPYFITLATVVAEEEDTLNLPKAPVSPQDKSTNQAMSLAILRVIRLVRVFRIFKLSRHSKGLQILGRTLKASMRELGLLIFFLFIGVVLFSSAVYFAEAGSENSFFKSIPDAFWWAVVTMTTVGYGDMTPVGVWGKIVGSLCAIAGVLTIALPVPVIVSNFNYFYHRETDQEEMQSQNFNHVTSCPYLPGTLGQHLKKTSLSESSSDMMDLEDGVETTPGLLGEQNRMVPFLGAHLTDKQQLQQQQQQHHHQQQQQQQQQQQQNCCKQPSNGGGGMNGGGGGGGAGVVGGSYGVNGSGAAIGGGTIGSTGAVSGGTGTGSGPGGVGGTNNNLQQRHNSALA